tcgcttctttttttctgcaaaatcCACTAtcgaaaaaaaagaagtgaacgactgaaagctggtgcactgcatcggcatccagccgcgcactctgctctggattaggcccaatgtgcCTAGTTCggtggagggagtttcttcaggccgaatcgcgaggctgaatgagcatctcgcttcctgaccggctcccattgatttcagtgagaGACgtctttctggtcaggattttgaggcaaatacggcctcaaaatcctgactaaaaatccccgtgtgaacttaccctaacactttCAGTGCTGCTTCAGGAGTGTCACAGATGTTACAGTGACAAGGGATCaagataattttttaaaaaagaaaaaaattccattacAGTCTGTGTAGAAATGTGTCTGGTGACAAAGGTATCAGAAGTAATAATTACTTAATATATGGACTTtattgttatatcaatatcttcatagtATGCCCGtggggcggcgcggcccagagcctgggggctgggtctggtggcaggggtgttaccGGACCACTGGGTTGCTCGCCCTGCGGGCATTGTTTTTCgtttgtggcggtcgctgtgcagcgccgcgcccagtaggtcgctgtgaagtggctagtgggattATGatacattgatcaatatgtatactaagaacctcatgttcggtattgtaaaatttgctgagaagcactagatcaatgtataaggttgggatgtgcgggccatgtttttctctttttgtacatgtcttcataatatgaactttatTGGACAATGTAAAAATACCTGCAAAACATGATGGAAATCTATAAGCTATGGGACTTTAAGTTAACAAGTCAAGAGATACAGCATTtgaaacagtggcataactagcaccatagcagcagaggcagctgccacagggcccgggaaattAGAAGGCCTGGCGACAGCTACCCCTACTACCCCTGCTCTTatcacaaactgttgtaactgcgataagagcaggggatagcttgtaggaccttgtgtgacgtcagccgtcacatgactaggtgggcgtgtctttatagcccgtgcagtcctggaagagaaggagagatgtgctgctaggtagaattgagcaaacactgttcagatcagccgattcgaacagcatgctcccatagaaatgaatggaagcacctggcacgcagactttgccggcggccggccgcttaacccccctgcgtgctggccgcttccattcatttctatgggagtgtgctgtgagcgtgctgttcgaaacggctgttccgaacagtgttcgctcatctctactgctaggtaatgaaggggagggggaaggtagatgcagaatggagaatgtgtgtgtgtctgtgtgtgtgtgtgtgtgtgtgtgtgtgtctgtgtctgtgtagtgtcctgatatctgtgtattatgaggaggggggggtcagtgtcctgatatctgtgtattaggaggagggggaggtcagtgtcctgatatctgtgtattaggaggagggggaggtcagtgtcctgatatctgtgtattaggaggagggggaggtcagtgtcctgatatctgtgtattaggaggagggggaggtcaatgtcagtagatggatcagtactctacacattgtttgtattcagacttgcctgcaatttcagtgtcatgtgacatccgtgcgttattaaagatggccaataccaaaaaaagactgcagcggagccggagacaggtaaataccttttttttcttatgtctgtatctcccctcattctccgattattatactctggggtctgaaaataccccagagtataataattgttcatggatgttcattatggggcataatcccgtgtgcaggggccacaatggggtgtaatactgtgtgcaggggcataatagagcgcgcaggaatgcggcgtggggggggggtcggtcgaggtcttcggtgccggtcaggaaggggggggggcatgtcaaaagttcgccatggggccccgccattcctagttacgccactgttttgaAACGTGTGAAAATTTGTGCTAATCCTTCTATTATGAGGGAAGAAAATGAAGAGAAGAAGACGCTGAAAGAGGCCTTCCTCAGGTTTAGTTTAGTTAGTACAGCAAATCGTTTTCCtatttgatcacagtttaccataacatttaTTAGTGCCATAATTTATTACAAATTGAtaaaattattgttatatggactattaatttatgaacattaagttccagtattcaaaaagaagaaagaagatatagtcTAATTATGTTCTATGAATATAATATAAGTATGATATGTATCTTGAGGGCTCAAACGGATgtgtaagctaatgagacattgatTGATATTTCTGTTGttctggaagttttccctgtAATTATTTTTTCCTTGAAGACATTAATAAATCTTCTTCATGTTTTTTTATAAGCTGACAGATTTCATCAAATATTGTTAATTTTACATGCCCTTGTATGAACCTTTGTTTAGCTCAAACAAGATAAGCAATACACCCAACATTCCTTCCTTGGATGGTAATTTTGTATCGTGTCCTATGAAGGAAAGCTGTTTTATTATTCTCAGAATTATCATTTtatacaatgttacaccatattgATAGGAAGTCTGATAAACTTCTCAGAAATGATATCTGCGTAGCTTATTTGTATGCCAATGTCTTGTCACTAAATTGATTGATTGTTTTGTGTATCCAGTATTATAAAATAAACCCTGGGTTTTCCTAAGCTAGCCAGAGAAtggaggaggccgcctcaggttctggtccaaaaaatgggtagccacgactgaatgccgatgcactgcaccggcagtcagttgcgcactccgctccggattaggcccaatgaatgggcctagtcgggaggagggagtgtctttaggccgaatcacgaggcaaaacagcctgaagaatgagcatctcacttgtgccggctcccggaaaaaactcccgagtggctcccattgatttcaatgggagccatttttttggtcaggattttgattaggatacggcctcaaaatcttgaccaaaaaaactgtgtgaacttaccctcatactACAATCTATCTGGGAATAGAACTCTAACACACatctattaatttatttttaagttcaatatatttttattaatgtagCAAAAACTTGTCAATTCAAGTCAGGCAAATCTCAAGTACAAGGATTTATGGTGAAATTTTAGAAAATGAGAGAAAAGGGGAAAAAACTACCAACAGATATGATCATATGGGTGATGTAAAATGGAGAAGAGAAAAGGGGGAGAAGTATAGGAAGAGTTGATAGAAAGAAAAGTGGTGGGGAGAGGCTCATTGGGCAGATGGTAGCAGGTCTTCTGACACCTATAGATAAAAAAGTCTTCTAAAAAGCAAAATGCACTCCAGGATATCTAGGTAGAGTTGACACCATCTTGTCTGCCTTCACTCATCATCTCCATTCCTCCATTTGCATAATGTGATCGAGGGAGTCGACTAACAAGTAGGAGCTACCAGTGACCATCATACTCTCGACACAActtgcttagtagagatgagcgagtagtactcgattgagtaggtattcgatcgaattctatggtatttgaaatactcgtactcgattgagtaccactcgctgttcgaatgtaaaagttcgattcagaaccagcattgattggccaaatgctatacagtcggccaatcaacgctggttcttctcctacctttagaagtcttctctgtgcagcttccctgtggcgtcttccggctctgaattcactcagccaggcatctggcctgggcagagacgactgcgcatgtccgatgcctggcagagtgaatgaagagcccgaagacgccgcggggacgctgcaagtagaagactgctcggaggatccagcccgaccttcactcgtggacttggtaagtataatttgatcgaatgttgcctacccctgaaacgagcattttcccccccatagactataatagggttcgatattcgatttgagtagtcgaatgttgaggggctactcgaaacgaatatcgaatctcggacattttactgttcgctcatctctattgcttagtCATCATTTTCTTGACTTTTGAAACAGGACCAGTTAGAATCTACAGAAGGGTGTTCAGGTCTTCGTAGGCCAAGACATATTTCTCTCTTTAAGGTGTTGACTAGGGGGGCAGTCCTAACAAATTTGTAGCATAGATTCTACTGCTTGGTCACATTGCTTGTGCAATCCAAGACTCAACCTgactaggttcacaactgcgtccTACAGAGATAAAAATCTTCCAAAAATCAGTAGAGAGAAAATTGCTGCACAGATGTCTTTTCTCTCTtccaatttcagtataaaaatggcaaaaactcatatagtctatggagttGGCAGAGTTCCATGGGTAACCGCAGTTCTAGCAGACCCGAATGAAGGAGAGTGCAGGGCGAGTGTCAACCTAGCCTTATAGGTTTTTCCAATTGATTCAAAAAAGCAGATGAAACCGCCTACATCAGCCGATAGAATCTACTATATGTAAATTGGTGCCTTACGTAGACTCTTACTATTGTACGTTGCATAAAATAAAACTAGATTCTATTCTTGTGTTTTTTTAATcagatttattttatataaatttttcataaaaaaataaatggtccAACTACAGTGCATCCTCCCATGCTTACATTTTACATTCATGAATTATCTTGAATTATCCCATTCCTTAGAAATGAAAAAATTACATAGAAATAATagataataacataataatagcaTAATAACAGAAATAATAGAGTagtcaaagggagtctatcacctgagGATGTCTGTCTtgttctacacagtccagtcctattaatgtgaccaccgcctacttttgacgtcaacgttaaataaccaatcgcagaaggcacgtgttatcagccatctgggtgcactcatcattgtggatcaacacaagtatgcatctatccttgcggaccatgttcaccccctaCATGTAAATTGTTTTTCCTCTGGATGATGCATCTAcaagcaggacaatgtgacatgtcataaagctcgcagtgtacgtgtgtggttggaggagcaccaggatgagtttaccgtactcccttggtcagcaaattccccggacttgaacccaatcaagaatctgtgagaccaccttgatcgggttgttcgcgccatggatgctcaaccgcgtaacctagtgcagctggccacggcactggagtcggcatggctcaacatcccagtgacatcatcacaacatcccctctcttcctggttattctggattttgacaggtagtcacattaatgtgactggactgtgtatcttaTTGTAATAGTCAGTTCAATTAAAGAGAAGGCTCATATATGTGGACTCAGCAAGTTTCCATCTTAATGTTTGAAGCAAGCACACAGTAgtgtttcatatgcacatttagCCGGACAGTATCAGCCTCTTCTCCAAGTATCTCTCGGAATCTGTAACAATaagtattattgttattattattgtataatgtTATAACATCATTATAGAAATTGTCAAGTGTTTTATAAGACTTGCATTACAAACAGCATCTGTCTCTGCAACTTATTTAGCACATAGTACACAACTGCAAGAAAAACAAGGGTTTTAAAGGAGAACTCTGCTTGCATTGCTGTACAAGTGGCAAAGTCCCCCAATTATGTTTTGCTCTTTCCACATGTATGACAGCACAGTATTTCACCTATGGTTGTTTAGGAGGGAACGCTAACTGTAGCAGCACACAACTAGTGTTTCATCTGTGCAATTCggtctatgtgttagtcagatttactggcttaaaggggttgtcccatctaaaggatcctatctatactggtagcttagataaattgaagacttttcctaaatatattgctttagaaatgctgctttgtttgcctgcgatGTAAACGTATTCCGCACATTCAGCCACTTTTCTATGGCGGAGCAAGCAATCGCGATTTCCCATTAAAGTTTTAATAAAGAAGAAATTGGCTGGGGGCATAGATCTTCCGGACATCTTGGACTACTCCAAGACTGTCCAATTGAAAAGATGGATagaactcacctcccctgggtcatATTCACTGATCATATATTTATCATATTTAATTTCaccctctctctatctctctctctcccctccccctttcttcttcttctcctccttcctttttttcttccttcctccTTTATCTTATTGGCGCCAGTCCAATAAGTACCATAGATTATACCAACTTTTGATGCTATATATCCTACTGTCACACTTATGTATCTCATCTGTAATTTGCCATTTTATATTACTGaaatgtagggttgagcgatcgggattggaaaagatcggataccgatctcgatcgtgaaatttgttcgatcaccgattgggatccaatctttcccatgCTTCtttataggaaaagtcacttttagggttgagctgatcttgacatttcaaaatcattttccagccgatcccgattgtgaaatttactcgatcgggatttggtggaaaatgatcggaaatcggattttgaaatctcaagattggctcaatcctaaaagtgacttttcccacaaAGAAGCacggactagggttgagcgatcgggatcaggaaagatcggatcctgatcggtgatcgagcaaatttcaccattacgattgggatcggctggaaaatgatcggaaatcggattttaaaatcgatcctgaaatctcaagatcggctcaaccctactgaaatGTAATTTTCATGTCATGAGCTTTTTTCCAGAGTTTGTATATTTTCTGTTATGTGAAattgccaataaaaaaaaattataaaaacatgCACCATATCTCTACTATACCGTTTTTCAGTCTGTATAAGAAATTCTTCTGCACCTTTTACATCTTTCTCTACAAATCCCTGAAACATAAAAATTGACTGGATAAAGCCAATAATTTCGTGAATGTCCATCTGAATTTTGACCGATACATCTGTGATCCTAAAAGAGAAGAATATGTTCTggtgattttatttatttgaaaAATTACACAAAATGTGATATTTCAATTAACATTTATTCATCATTATAAGACCAACACCAATGGTTTAAATTCTCTAAGCAAAACGGGGCAGAATTGCCCAAAAAACTATAGTAGATAGTATAtagtttcaatgtattacgcccGTAatgcattgaaagcaatagggaaaaaagcctcccattgatttcaatgggtagcgcacgtatgctggctcccattcaagtcaatgggagctgctttttacgcgctcattctgaacgtgtttttacgataagaatgagcgcaccgtaacaccgtgtgaaggctcccttacaaccAAAGAAATGTCATTATCCAAGTTATttaaaatattatataagaccaagtgtaaaaaaaaatagttaacacagaaatgttggcgaaatgaaaagtctgtcctgtAAATGACCTCAGTACTTGgtcggggctccttttgcatgaatgacggcatcaatgcggcaatgttacatggagggatcagcctgtggcacggcagaggtgttatggaagcccaggttgtatgatagcagccttcagctcatctgcattgttgggtctggggtctcatcttcctcttgacaatacagaCAGTAGacttacaccagcagatgacatggctccccaagccatcactgattgtggaaacttcacactagacctcaagcagattggattgtgtacagcagcctctccactcttcctccagactctgagaCCTTCCAAATCAAATGCAAGATTTACTTTCTTCTGAAAACaccacctttgaccactgagcaacagtcctgttctttctctccttggcccaggtaagacgCTTCTGGCGTTGTCTATTGGTCCCAAGTGGCTTGACACATGGAATGCGACACTTGTAGCCCTTGTCCTGGATACGTCTGTTtgtggtggctcttgaagcactgactccagcagcaggCCGCTCCTTGTGAATCTCTCCaaaatttttgaatggccttttcttaacaatcctatcaaggctgCGATTATCCCGGTTGCTACCACActtttccttccactcaactttccattaatatgctttgacATAGCACTCTGTGAACAGACAGCTTCTATAGCCATGAACTTTTGGAGTGTGTCAATGACTGTcttctggacatctgtcaagtcagcagtcttctCCATGATTATGTCACCCACTGAACCAGACCAAGGGACCTTTTTAAACGCTTAGGAAGCCTTTGTATCTGTTTTGGGTTaagtattctaattttctgaaataatgacttttgggtcttccttggctgtaagccatcatcatcaacattaacagaaataaacacttgaaaaagttccctctgtttgtaatgactcaatataatatatggggttcactttttcaattgaattactaaaaacaaaaaaaacctttttgatATTCAAATTTATTGATATTGCACTTGTATGTAAAAACTTACCTTTCCTTGTCCTTTAGTGCAATAGCCTGATATATAGATTGGTACTGACAGAACATGTGTTGTGTACTTATATCATCATACTGGTACAAGGTATTCcacacctgcaaaaaaaaaaaaaaaaaaaaaggattattaATAAAGATtaaaattattgtttttttttttgtttttttttatcaggattGGAGTGTCCCGCAATCCTGGCAATAATAATAAGTTGACTTTAGACACTATGACATGACACTTAACCCCTTAACCAcgtccggaccgcccatagactataaacgtccgggaagtggttgccttgttctgacaggacatactggtacgtccaatcagaacacagcggCTGCACAagttcgtgcagctgctttcactgggagccagctgtaacttcagccagagctcacagagagaagacagggaaggtttattcccttcacagccatctcaatcgctgtgtatacagcgctcaatgagcgctgtatacacagctatgggcgccgccatgatgcggccgccctctgacacggcgatcacgtgatccgctgggagcagcgtcttgcaagagctgctgggtcctacaggacccagatcagctctgtatactgtgtatacagcgtgcaggaggctgtattcctcctgcaactggggctaaatgtaccagcctcagtagcaggggaaatcagcctccctaacaaaaaaaagaaaatgatcagatgtccccaaaggtctcttatgaccttatggggacaccatctgaaaaaaaatattcaaaaattaatcaaaaagttttttaaaaaatgaaataaaataattaaaaaaaaataagtaaaatattaaataaaataatacgccaataaaatgacattattaaaggttatagccccacccccgacgacatcataaaaaataaaagttaccgtaatggagaggaaaaactattttataaagtctttcagttgtactttgtgttattaaaaaaaagaaaagtgaaaaacaggcaaaatttccctcctattttgtttatattttcctggataaaaaaaaaaaattaaaacacatttgaaaataaaaacaacataaaaataaagccctatgtatccccgaaaaaagacgcaaaaattagttgaatgagacatatgagaaaaatgttacagccctcaaaactgcacatacaaaataaacctaaaatgtgtctggtcctggaccacaaaatggcctggtactgaagtggttaaagaggacctttcaactcctggggcacatgcagttttatacaccactagaaagccgacagtgcactggattttgaggcggattctgcctaaCCGGAAGGGGCCACACgaaggatacgctggctgattttaaacgtgtaaacgttccgaatcagcagcgtttaaaacagccggcatacgtgcgctccccatagaaatgaatgggctgctttttcccgttcatttcaatggggagcctgcgtatgccgctcccatagaaagcaatgggacctgttttaaacgctgctgattcggaacgtttacacgttcaaaatcagccagcgtgtcctccgtgtgaaggggccctagatACCACAGTCTCTATTCACACCCATGGCAGGAGTCAACTTCGATTGCTAGTATTGCCATCATACACACTATAGGCCCCCATGTCATTTTTTGTGGAGTACTGGAGGGTTAGTGAAGTCAACGACCGCCATCATGAGCTGTAAATCTGTCCTCCTTGCACACCTACACTGGGTTGCTGGAATGACATCTCAGCAGAATTTTAGGATACAAAATGAAAAGTGCAAAAATGATTGCTGCATAATAACTAATTTTCACCAGTTTGTTACCTCTGACATTACTAAACTTAGGTCATGTGACAAGTCCTTGTATTCAATCTCAGTGGCTGGATAAAATGCATGCAGAGCCAAGCATCCTTTTGTCTTCAGTACTCGGACTGCTTCACTGGCAAATTTATCTACTGTGAACCAATGAGCAGCAAGACCAGCATTCACCAGGTCCACAGAAGCCGTCCTCAGGGGCAACTTCTCAGCCGGGGCCACCCTATAGATAGAAGAAACAGGATTACCAATGTGATTTGTGTCATCTATCTCTCTTATTATATCATCAGACCTGATAATACTCACATGTACGACACATTCTTTGCTGGACAATACTGTTTAGCCACATTTATTTGGGAGCCACTAATGTCTATTCCCAGGACCTTCTTGAAGTGAGGAGCTAGAGGTAAAGTGTAACGTCCAGTCCCACAGCCGACATCCACCGCCATTTCAAGTGGCCGTCCATTTGTCTAAAGACAAAGCCAGAGTATACTGAAGACTGATATGCTTTCCACCTACATGCAAATATACTGCACTTTGTACAGAATGAAAGCCGAGTATACTTCTAAAAAATTATCTGTACACATGTATAAGCATCACTAATATAATCACCAGGAACTACAATGGGGAATATTTACCAAAAACAGACACTACATCATAACACACCCGCTACATTAGAGAACAGATTAGATGAAAACTGAATTTAGCACTAGGATTACACCTTATTAATTCAAGTTGGAAGTTGAGGTATAGGATGCTGCTTATGGTGACTACTTTCATCTtctgatcaggggtgaacctgagtTGGCTTAggtagcagagaggctaggttaaaattgtagaccaggggtgctcacacttcttcaGCGTGTGAACTACTTTATTagttgaccaaggcaaaagatctactagggcgggggcgGGCCCGGGGCGGACCTGTGGCCGGGACCGGGCAGGGCGGGCGTATCTGTAGGCATGGCCtgacatgtgggcggggccaggcggattgtgacagcaggagacagcggcgttctgtggctgcccagggatccccgctgtctgcttcttcacagcacaggctgagttatctctggacactggcaggctggggctgcggcagcctcagcctgccagtgtccggagatgactctcagcctgcactgtgaagaagcagacagcggggatccctgcaccccgcgatcgacccatacgtcctttgcgatctaccagtagatcgcgatcaacgtattgggcacccctgttgtaGACCATACACCCCATTTGCAGCTCAAAAAAATATCCAtatttggcccccacacggtacatgacccctttttttggcccccattcagtatatgaccccctttgcTTGTCCCTTCCCTAGTACATGACTCCCTTTTCTTTTGCTCCACGCACGCACacgcgcacgcacacacacactctgagggaaataagtatttgatccctcgctgattttgtaagtttgaccactgacaaagacatgaacagtctataattttaagggctattttaacagtgagagataaatcatcaaaaataaaatccagaaaatcacattgtataaatttatttacattttgtgtagag
This region of Leptodactylus fuscus isolate aLepFus1 chromosome 8, aLepFus1.hap2, whole genome shotgun sequence genomic DNA includes:
- the LOC142216769 gene encoding putative methyltransferase DDB_G0268948 yields the protein MAVQLFKKLTYSSVYQKYMFPVSGEIMNLVLSYVKEKTNGRPLEMAVDVGCGTGRYTLPLAPHFKKVLGIDISGSQINVAKQYCPAKNVSYMVAPAEKLPLRTASVDLVNAGLAAHWFTVDKFASEAVRVLKTKGCLALHAFYPATEIEYKDLSHDLSLVMSEVWNTLYQYDDISTQHMFCQYQSIYQAIALKDKERITDVSVKIQMDIHEIIGFIQSIFMFQGFVEKDVKGAEEFLIQTEKRFREILGEEADTVRLNVHMKHYCVLASNIKMETC